In Diadema setosum chromosome 2, eeDiaSeto1, whole genome shotgun sequence, the DNA window AAATCGGCTATGCAGATGCGATGATGTTTCCCGATTACGACACGTTCCAGGTCTTGCCGTGGGTGGAGAAAATCGGACGCATCCTTACTGAGCCAACGTACAAAGGCGAATACGTCGTGGCTCACCCTCGAGTGGTGGCGCGAAAACAGCTCGAGAAATTAAAAACTCTTGGACTGTCTTTGCTTTCTGCGCATGAGCTCGAGTTTTACCTGCTGGATAAGAAAACTCTACATCCGTTTAGTAGTGACATCAATGCGCACAGCACTATCCGAGGAACTCCCATCAACGGCCTATTCAATCGTCTGATCGAATATCTTCCAAAAGTTGGCATCAACGTCGAATCTTTGGAGACTGAGTACGACCCTGGTCAAGTGGAGATAACCTACAAACCGGCCTTTGGTATTCGTTCCGCGGATAACGCCCACACATTCAAAACATCCGTCAAGGAGATTGCTTTACTCAATGGTTACGTAGCCACATTCATGTGCAAGCCATATCCCGATTCGGTAGGCAGTGCATGTCATTTCTGTCATTCTCTCTGGGATTTAGAAGGGAAGACCCCTTTGACGTATGATTCCGGTGACCCTCAAGGACTGTCGCAAACCGCCAAGTGGTGGATTGCTGGTCTTCTGGCCCACTCGCCTGCCATTCAAATACTCATGGAGCCAACTGTAAACTGCCTCAAGCGCACTCAACCCTTCAAGTTCTGCCCTGTAAACGCTACATGGGGAATAGACAATCGCTCTTGCGCAATGCGGGTGAAAGTGAATGGCGGGCAAGGAACCTACATCGAGAATCGCATGGGTTCGGCAGGGTGCAA includes these proteins:
- the LOC140239716 gene encoding lengsin-like gives rise to the protein MNSKMNCEEILREIEKEELLAVRFEQTDMNGIARSKIIPSCHFKEKATGGLGVVLGHLAFGVQAELIADTGYNEEIGYADAMMFPDYDTFQVLPWVEKIGRILTEPTYKGEYVVAHPRVVARKQLEKLKTLGLSLLSAHELEFYLLDKKTLHPFSSDINAHSTIRGTPINGLFNRLIEYLPKVGINVESLETEYDPGQVEITYKPAFGIRSADNAHTFKTSVKEIALLNGYVATFMCKPYPDSVGSACHFCHSLWDLEGKTPLTYDSGDPQGLSQTAKWWIAGLLAHSPAIQILMEPTVNCLKRTQPFKFCPVNATWGIDNRSCAMRVKVNGGQGTYIENRMGSAGCNPYLALAATVAAGMDGIINKLPLPPECTGNAYIERDVPPKTPALPVNTEDALQALRNDEVISEALGEDFIKCFSAIRINEAKVEKEALEKGDAKWEFNYFHEYL